A genomic region of Amphiura filiformis chromosome 6, Afil_fr2py, whole genome shotgun sequence contains the following coding sequences:
- the LOC140154522 gene encoding protein SpAN-like, which produces MGAIPVLVESQAEADYLKGKLKADHSPASHDGFWLRCKDNRVEGQWTCDSSSNYWNSAGDNKGFWDWRSVGSTEPDGGTAENCLVLDFDGKLRDVPCQLTTSFNAAACEITMVAVTPAPTGSFGSQSCGVTYTTPTGTLTSPNYPSNYPDSSNCWNIISVVDATSVLVKFTAFNTEDTFDYLYFGVGTNPDVTLALGSFTGPNLPDDFELSSASVWFLLVSDRTVTRTGFSLTWAATIDSGPEGTVYIIPL; this is translated from the exons ATGGGAGCTATTCCG GTGTTGGTTGAAAGTCAAGCTGAAGCAGACTATCTTAAGGGCAAACTCAAAGCCGATCATAGCCCAGCGTCGCATGATGGGTTTTGGTTACGATGTAAGGATAACAGAGTGGAAGGACAATGGACATGTGATAGCTCATCCAACTATTGGAACTCGGCTGGTGATAACAAAGGATTTTGGG ATTGGCGATCGGTCGGCAGTACAGAACCTGATGGCGGTACCGCTGAAAATTGTCTTGTGCTCGACTTTGACGGCAAATTACGTGATGTCCCTTGTCAGTTAACGACTTCATTCAATGCAGCGGCCTGTGAAATCACAATGGTGGCCGTTACGCCTGCACCAACAGGGTCATTTGGAA GTCAATCTTGTGGAGTCACATACACAACCCCTACTGGAACTCTTACCAGTCCAAATTATCCCTCAAACTACCCTGATAGTTCAAACTGTTGGAACATTATCTCAGTTGTAGATGCTACATCTGTTCTAGTAAAATTCACTGCTTTTAACACGGAAGACACTTTTGATTATTTGTACTTCGGTGTTGGCACCAACCCTGATGTAACTCTTGCTCTGGGTTCATTCACTGGTCCAAATCTACCTGATGATTTTGAGCTTTCGTCAGCATCTGTATGGTTTTTACTTGTCAGTGATAGGACTGTAACTAGGACTGGGTTTAGCCTTACATGGGCAGCAACTATAGACTCGGGGCCAGAAGGTACAGTGTATATAATTCCCTTGTAA